CCACACAGGGCTACCCGCCCATACCCCGGCAGCCCTACGGTGCACCGCCACCGCCGTACCAGCCGCAGCCGCCGTACCAGCCGCAGCCGCCTCAGCAGCCGCCCAACAACAAGAACCTGATCATTGTGCTGGGCGCCGTCGCCGCTGCCGTGATCATTGCGTTGATCGCCGTGTTCGTTTGGGTCATTCCGGCGTTCAGCAAACCGCAGGCGCAGGACCACCCCGTGCCTGCGGCGCCCTCCTCGGGAGCCGCGTCGTCGGACGCCGCAGAGGAGAGCCCTGCCCCCGAGGCATCCGCTGAGCCCTCGGACGATCCCGCCGCGGACGACATGCCGGCCGGGGCCTTCCCGCTTCCCCAGGGGTGGGACGCACTGCAGGGTCCCGCCAACGTGCCGGGCGCTGACGATCCGCTGTTCACCCGGTTTGTCACCGGGGAATCCTCCTTCGCGTACCTGGCTTCCTGGAGCAGCGACACCACGTTCGGGATCACCAAAGACCCTGCCACCGGCGCCACCATGCAGCAAAAGGCGCAGGGCACTGAAGCGCGCGACGGGGACGGCATCTCCACGGCCTTCGCCTTCTTCGCCGAAGCAGAAGAGGGCAAGTACGGCAAGGAGCCGGCAAAAGTCCAGGCAGCCATCAAGGACATTGAGGCAAAGCTCAAGGCGATCCCCGCCGCTGAACTGCCGCAGCACCTCGTGGGCCACAAGTGCGTCACCAATTTTGAGTCGTCGACGCCGGAAATCCGCGAGTTCCGCCGCGCTGCGGCCGTCGTGGTCGGGTTCACGTGCACCAACGCCGGCGGTGACGCCATCCGGGCCGTCAACCTGTTTACGGTGACTCCGTGGGGCACGCCTCAGATGATGGGCGTCAGCGGACACGAGAGCTTCTGGAGCGCCAACCCGGAGGCACTGGAGAAGATCGCCAACTCCTACCGGGCCAACCGCTGGAAGCTGGACGGCTAGCCCGTCCGGTGCCGAACGGGTCCATCCCGGCAGGGACACCGTGCCGGATGGCCGGGACGGGTGCGGCTAGAGTTGAGGGGTGACTGACCACCCCCAGACCCCAGCCCTGCCCGTTCCCCCGCACGAGGAGGAACCGGAGCCCAAGGCGGAGGTCGGTGTCGGGCCCTGGGAAGGTGAGCTTCCCCAAGGTGAGCACTGGGACCCCGACCTCCTGGCCGACGGAGACCGCCGCAACGTGGTGGACAAGTACCGCTACTGGAAGCACGAGGCCATCGTGGCGGACCTGGATTCGAAGCGGCACGAGTTCCACATCGCGATCGAAAACTGGCAGCACGACATGAACATCGGCACTGTAGTGCGCTCCGCCAACGCGTTCCTCGCCAAGGAAGTGCACATCATCGGACGACGCCGGTGGAACCGCCGCGGGGCCATGGTCACCGACCGCTACCAGCACGTCCGCCACCACCCCACCGTGGAGGATTTTGTGGCGTGGGCGCAGGGGGAGGGGCTGGCGATCATCGGCATCGACATCTTCCCCGATTCCGTGCCGCTGGAAACCTACGACCTCCCGAAGAACTGCGTGCTGGTGTTCGGCCAGGAAGGCCCGGGCCTGACCCCGGAAGTGCACGCCGCCGCCGTGGACACCCTGTCGATTGAACAGTTCGGCTCCACCCGGTCCATTAACGCGGCCTCTGCGGCGGCCATCGCCATGCACGCCTGGATCCGGCGCCACGTTTTCAGCCAGCACGTCTAGCAGCTTGCCCGCACAGTTGCCTGCCCGCCCGCGCGAACTGCCATCCCGGCAGCCGTAGCGCAAAGTGTTACCCGGCCCCGTGACCCGAAACACTGCCCCCGCACAGAAATGGCTAGGATGGGTGCTAGCCGACGAGGTTCACTCCAGGGTCAACACAACCCGTAGACGAAATTCACTTTAGGAGTCAGCATGCCCATTGCAACCCCAGAGATCTACTCCGAGATGATCGACCGCGCAAAGGCGGGCGGCTTCGCATTCCCGGCCGTCAACGTCACGTCCTCACAGACGCTGAACGCTGCCCTGCGCGGCTTCGCCGAGGCAGAGTCCGACGGCATCGTCCAGGTTTCCACCGGCGGCGCTGCCTACTGGTCCGGCGCCTCCACGAAGGACATGGTTGCCGGCTCCCTGGGCTTCGCGGCCTTCGCCCGCGAAGTGGCCAAGAACTACGGCGTCAACATCGCGCTGCACACCGACCACTGCCCCAAGGACAAGCTGGACGGCTTTGTCCTGCCGCTGCTCGCAGCCTCCGAGGCCGAGGTCAAGGCCGGACGCAACCCGCTGTTCAACTCGCACATGTGGGACGGCTCCGCCGAGACGCTGCAGGAAAACCTGCGCATCGCCCGTGAACTCCTGGAGCGCACCGCTGCTGCCAAGATGATCCTCGAGGTCGAGATCGGCACCGTCGGCGGCGAGGAAGACGGCGTGGAGAACGCCATCAACGACAAGCTGTACACCACGGTGGAAGACGCCCTGGCAACCATTGAGGCACTTGGCGCCGGCGAGAACGGCCGCTACATCACCGCGCTGACCTTCGGCAACGTGCACGGCGTGTACAAGCCGGGCGGCGTGAAGCTGCGCCCGGAGATCCTGAAGGACATCCAGGCCCAGGTCGGTGCGAAGATCGGCAAGGATTCGCCGTTTGACCTCGTCTTCCACGGCGGCTCCGGCTCCTCGGACCAGGAAATTGCCGACGCCGTTTCCTACGGAACCATCAAGATGAACATCGACACTGACACCCAGTACGCCTACACGCGTCCCGTGGTGGACCACATGTTCAAGAACTACGACGGCGTGCTGAAGGTTGACGGCGAGGTCGGCAACAAGAAGCTGTACGACCCCCGCGTCTGGGGCGCTTCCGCCGAGGCCGGCCTCGCCGCCCGCGTGGTTGAAGCCACCAAGCAGCTCGGCTCGGCCGGAAAGACGTTCTAGTAATGTCCGACGAGTTCCGCAAGAATCTGATGGGCCCGGAACCCACGCTCCTGCCTGCCGAGACCGAGGTCTATGCGCAGCTGGACGCGGGCCAGGAAGCGCTGGATCTGGTGGAGAAGCACCCCACATCGTCACTGCTGTGGGCCGTGCTGGCAGAGGAAGCCTGGAAAGAAGGCCGCACCATCGATTCCTACGCCTACGCCCGGGTGGGCTACCACCGGGGCCTGGACTCGCTGCGGCGTAACGGCTGGCGGGGAGTGGGACCCATCCCGTGGGAACACGAACCCAACCAGGGCTTCCTGCGTGCGCTGTACTCCCTTGGCCGGGCATCGTCGGCCATCGGCGAGGCAGAGGAACCGGAACGCATTGAGAAGTTCCTCAATGACTCCGATCCCTCCGCCAAGGCGGCCATCGAAGGCAAGTAACTGAATTACGACGGCGGCCCCTCACCTTTCGGGTGAGGGGCCGCCGTCGTACGCGGTGCAGGCTGTTAGTTCGCCTTGGTGAGGCCTGTGCGGGCCATCGCGTCCAGGTACGCAACGTGCATTTCGTCGAGGTACTGCTGCTGGCGCGCTTCGGTTCCGGCGAAGGCACGGCCGCTGAGCGAGCGGACCTTGTAGGTCTTCAGGCCGCGGCGCCACAGCAGCGGGACTTCGGTCTTGAGGAGCAGCTGGGCCAGGCGGTTGGCTTCGGTGCCGTGTGCCACGATCACGGACGCGCGCGGCACCAGGGCGAGGAACTTCAGGAGCGGCTTGAGGCCTGCGGAGATCTGGTCCGGGGTGAACTTGCCGTTCGGCTCGCCCGGGGTGTGCCACGGGTGAACGTTCCAGGGCATCACATATTCCGGGCGGAGGCCAAGCTTCCACTGCACACCGAGCATGCGGGTGGCTGCTTCGCTGTCGCCGGCGGTGATGAATCCGGATTCATCGGCAGTGCCGATGTTGGAGTACAGGCTGATGATTCGGCACTCGTCGACGTCATGCATGGGGTCGACGTAGGGGACCACGGTGTCCGGCTTGACGCCCTGGAAGGTATCGCACAGCTCGTTGACAGCTGCGACGTTGGGTTCGTAACGGCGGCTCAGAAGCTGCTCGCGGAAAGATTCAGTAGCCAAGGCTGTCATGTATTGCTGTGTCTCCTGCGGGGATCGGTGACGCTGCCAGACCGGACGCGGGCATGCCAAATACCGGGCACGCCTAGGACGGTGTGGTTTGAAAATGTGGTGAATGGACCGATTCCTGATCGATCTACTCCAGTCTATCAAGCCCTGCGAAATGCCGGACCTGCCGGACCTTCGGAAGACCTTCGGCGCCCGTTCAAGGACTGGGTGGAGGTGCCCGTTGCCGCCGCTGACTGGCCCGGCTTGGCGGAAGCCGCGCTCGGGTTTGCCACCGCGCTGTAATTGGCCAAAGCGGTGCTTGTCACCCGGATCGGCTAAACTTGGGTGGTAAGAGCCCCGGAACTCTTGCGTTGTGACCGTCGGTCAACTGGCCGCACAGGCACGGCAGTGGAATTCGGGGCATTCTCATGAACGGCGCTGTCCCCTGGCGGGTCACCTTGGTGAACCGGCTGCGGTTCGGCCCGAACGAATGGGGGAGGATCCCATGCCAGCAATCGTGATCGTCGGAGCCCAATGGGGCGACGAAGGCAAAGGTAAAGCCACTGACCTGCTTGGTGGCCGCGTCGACTACGTGGTCAAGCCGAACGGTGGAAACAACGCCGGGCACACCGTCGTCGTGGGCGGTGAGAAGTATGAGCTCAAGCTCCTTCCTGCCGGCATCCTGAGCCCGAACGCGGTTCCGGTCATCGGCAACGGCTGCGTGGTGAACCTCGAAGCCCTGTTCCAGGAAATCGACGGCCTGGAAGCCCGCGGAGCGGACACCTCCAAGCTGCGCGTCTCCGCCAACGCCCACCTCGTGGCGCCGTATCACCAGGTGCTGGACAAGGTCACCGAGCGTTTCCTGGGCAGCCGCGCCATCGGCACCACCGGCCGCGGCATCGGCCCTGCGTACATGGACAAGGTGGCCCGCCTGGGCATCCGCGTCCAGGACGTCTTTGACGCGTCCATCCTGCGCCAGAAGGTTGAGGGGTCGCTCCGCCAGAAAAACGAGCTCCTGGTGAAGGTCTACAACCGCCGTGACATCGAGGTGGACGAGATCGTGGACTACTTCCTGTCTTTCGCCGAGCGACTGCGCCCGCTGGTCATTGACAGCACGCTGGTCCTGAACAAGGCCCTGGACGAGGGCAAGGTTGTTCTCATGGAAGGCGGCCAGGCCACGTTCCTGGACGTGGACCACGGCACCTACCCGTTCGTCACGTCCTCCAACCCGACGGCCGGCGGCGCGTCGGTGGGTTCG
This genomic window from Arthrobacter sp. 24S4-2 contains:
- a CDS encoding uracil-DNA glycosylase encodes the protein MTALATESFREQLLSRRYEPNVAAVNELCDTFQGVKPDTVVPYVDPMHDVDECRIISLYSNIGTADESGFITAGDSEAATRMLGVQWKLGLRPEYVMPWNVHPWHTPGEPNGKFTPDQISAGLKPLLKFLALVPRASVIVAHGTEANRLAQLLLKTEVPLLWRRGLKTYKVRSLSGRAFAGTEARQQQYLDEMHVAYLDAMARTGLTKAN
- a CDS encoding adenylosuccinate synthase, giving the protein MPAIVIVGAQWGDEGKGKATDLLGGRVDYVVKPNGGNNAGHTVVVGGEKYELKLLPAGILSPNAVPVIGNGCVVNLEALFQEIDGLEARGADTSKLRVSANAHLVAPYHQVLDKVTERFLGSRAIGTTGRGIGPAYMDKVARLGIRVQDVFDASILRQKVEGSLRQKNELLVKVYNRRDIEVDEIVDYFLSFAERLRPLVIDSTLVLNKALDEGKVVLMEGGQATFLDVDHGTYPFVTSSNPTAGGASVGSGIGPTRISRSIGIIKAYTTRVGAGPFPTELFDEMGVYLQKTGGEFGVNTGRPRRCGWYDAVLARHASRVNGFTDYFVTKLDVLTGIEQIPVCVAYDVDGVRHDEMPMTQTEFHHAKPIFEYFEGWTEDITAARTLEDLPENARNYVLALEKLSGTRFSAIGVGPDRDQTIVVNDLIQD
- a CDS encoding TrmH family RNA methyltransferase; amino-acid sequence: MPVPPHEEEPEPKAEVGVGPWEGELPQGEHWDPDLLADGDRRNVVDKYRYWKHEAIVADLDSKRHEFHIAIENWQHDMNIGTVVRSANAFLAKEVHIIGRRRWNRRGAMVTDRYQHVRHHPTVEDFVAWAQGEGLAIIGIDIFPDSVPLETYDLPKNCVLVFGQEGPGLTPEVHAAAVDTLSIEQFGSTRSINAASAAAIAMHAWIRRHVFSQHV
- a CDS encoding DUF3151 domain-containing protein; its protein translation is MSDEFRKNLMGPEPTLLPAETEVYAQLDAGQEALDLVEKHPTSSLLWAVLAEEAWKEGRTIDSYAYARVGYHRGLDSLRRNGWRGVGPIPWEHEPNQGFLRALYSLGRASSAIGEAEEPERIEKFLNDSDPSAKAAIEGK
- the fbaA gene encoding class II fructose-bisphosphate aldolase, with the protein product MPIATPEIYSEMIDRAKAGGFAFPAVNVTSSQTLNAALRGFAEAESDGIVQVSTGGAAYWSGASTKDMVAGSLGFAAFAREVAKNYGVNIALHTDHCPKDKLDGFVLPLLAASEAEVKAGRNPLFNSHMWDGSAETLQENLRIARELLERTAAAKMILEVEIGTVGGEEDGVENAINDKLYTTVEDALATIEALGAGENGRYITALTFGNVHGVYKPGGVKLRPEILKDIQAQVGAKIGKDSPFDLVFHGGSGSSDQEIADAVSYGTIKMNIDTDTQYAYTRPVVDHMFKNYDGVLKVDGEVGNKKLYDPRVWGASAEAGLAARVVEATKQLGSAGKTF